A window of the Xiashengella succiniciproducens genome harbors these coding sequences:
- a CDS encoding penicillin-binding protein 1A: MKENTPRVKKIVKYMYGTFIAGVLFLVLLFFLISAGALGFMPSFEELENPESNLATEIYAADGVLLGRFFLENRSRVEYDEISPNVINALIATEDKRFYDHSGIDGRGLMRVLVKTVLLREESSGGGSTITQQLAKLLFHTPAKSKLERGMQKLKEWVIAVKLERSYTKEEILTMYLNKAPFIYDAYGIKSAASTFFNTYPDSLKIEEAAVLIGMLKNPSLYNPVRRPELTQQRRNVVLNQMMKTKYLTRAEYDSLKNLPMVINFNRSDHVGGLAPYFREYLRVTLTAKEPAREHYASWQMQKFKEDSIEWATNPLYGWVNKRLKGDGSIYDIYRDGLKIYTTIDSRLQSYAEQAVIEHMSTDIQPKFTTEKRGRARAPYTQHISQEQYSGIIRRAIQQTDRYRILKSLGVSEDSIMKAFKSPVKMRVFSYKGEIDTIMTPLDSIHYYKSFLRSSLFSMDPLTGHVKAYVGGINYKHFKYDMATDGKRQVGSTIKPFVYTLAMQEGLTPCDLVPNVPQTFYLPTGDTWTPRNSSDKRSGEMVSLKWGLAQSNNNITAWIMKQYNPEAVVRICRTLGIRSPMDPVPALALGTPDFTLREMVAAYATYANKGVHVEPLFVTRIEDRYGNVIESFTPKKNEAINEHNAYLMINLLQGVVNTGTGVRLRLKYGLKGSIGGKTGTTQNNSDGWFIGVTPNLVTGVWVGGEERDIHFDNISLGQGANLALPIWALYMTPAYNNPELPYSLEDSFEAPAGFNINLFCPDEYVPVSEEEIEIETVMGDELY, from the coding sequence ATGAAAGAAAATACACCAAGAGTAAAGAAGATAGTGAAATATATGTACGGCACCTTTATTGCCGGAGTATTATTTCTGGTACTTCTGTTCTTTCTGATATCAGCCGGGGCTCTGGGCTTTATGCCAAGTTTTGAGGAACTCGAGAATCCGGAAAGCAATCTGGCGACTGAAATATATGCTGCCGACGGAGTACTGCTGGGAAGATTCTTTCTTGAAAACAGGAGCCGCGTTGAATATGATGAAATATCTCCAAATGTAATTAACGCCCTTATCGCAACTGAGGACAAACGGTTTTATGACCATTCAGGTATTGACGGAAGAGGGCTTATGCGGGTACTGGTCAAGACTGTATTGCTCAGGGAAGAGAGTTCGGGTGGTGGTTCTACAATTACCCAGCAGCTTGCCAAGCTGCTCTTTCATACCCCGGCCAAGAGTAAGCTGGAACGCGGCATGCAAAAACTTAAGGAATGGGTTATTGCAGTAAAACTGGAAAGAAGCTACACCAAGGAAGAGATTTTAACAATGTATCTCAATAAGGCACCTTTCATCTATGACGCCTATGGTATAAAGTCTGCTGCCTCAACCTTTTTCAATACCTATCCTGACTCTCTCAAAATTGAAGAGGCTGCAGTTTTGATAGGTATGCTGAAAAACCCATCATTATATAACCCTGTAAGAAGGCCGGAACTTACCCAACAACGACGCAACGTGGTACTAAATCAGATGATGAAAACCAAGTACCTTACAAGAGCTGAGTATGACTCACTTAAGAATCTTCCTATGGTAATCAACTTTAACCGTTCTGACCATGTTGGCGGTTTGGCGCCATATTTCAGGGAGTATCTAAGAGTTACGCTTACAGCCAAGGAGCCTGCGCGTGAGCATTACGCTTCATGGCAGATGCAGAAATTTAAGGAAGACAGTATAGAATGGGCTACTAATCCTCTCTATGGTTGGGTCAATAAACGACTTAAGGGAGACGGCTCTATCTATGACATTTACCGTGATGGTCTGAAAATATATACAACCATTGATTCAAGACTTCAGTCATATGCCGAACAGGCAGTAATAGAGCACATGTCCACAGACATCCAACCCAAGTTCACCACCGAAAAGAGAGGTCGTGCACGAGCTCCATATACACAGCATATCTCACAGGAACAATATTCAGGAATAATAAGGAGAGCAATTCAACAGACTGATCGTTATAGAATACTCAAAAGCCTGGGTGTATCTGAGGACTCAATAATGAAGGCATTCAAGTCGCCTGTTAAAATGCGGGTTTTCTCCTACAAGGGAGAGATAGACACTATAATGACACCTCTTGACTCTATCCATTATTACAAGAGCTTCCTAAGGTCAAGTCTCTTTTCGATGGATCCGCTTACCGGCCATGTAAAAGCTTATGTCGGTGGTATCAATTATAAGCACTTCAAATACGACATGGCAACTGACGGTAAACGTCAGGTCGGTTCAACAATCAAACCCTTTGTCTATACTCTGGCAATGCAGGAAGGTCTGACACCATGCGATCTGGTACCAAATGTCCCTCAGACTTTCTATCTGCCAACAGGTGATACATGGACACCGCGTAACTCGTCGGACAAGAGATCCGGGGAGATGGTATCACTTAAGTGGGGTCTGGCTCAATCCAACAATAATATTACAGCCTGGATTATGAAGCAGTACAATCCCGAGGCTGTTGTAAGAATATGCCGTACTCTTGGAATCAGAAGTCCAATGGACCCAGTTCCCGCTCTGGCATTGGGTACACCAGACTTCACTCTCAGGGAAATGGTGGCAGCATATGCAACATATGCAAACAAAGGAGTACATGTTGAACCTCTATTTGTGACAAGAATAGAAGACCGCTACGGCAACGTGATTGAGAGCTTCACTCCAAAGAAAAATGAAGCCATCAACGAACATAATGCCTATCTGATGATTAACCTGCTTCAGGGTGTAGTCAATACGGGAACGGGGGTACGTCTTAGATTAAAATACGGACTCAAAGGAAGCATTGGCGGAAAGACCGGTACCACACAAAATAATTCAGACGGTTGGTTTATTGGTGTTACACCTAACCTGGTGACCGGGGTTTGGGTTGGTGGTGAAGAAAGAGATATTCACTTCGATAATATTTCTTTGGGACAGGGTGCAAATCTTGCCCTTCCAATCTGGGCCTTATACATGACCCCGGCATATAATAATCCGGAGCTGCCCTACTCTCTTGAAGATAGCTTCGAGGCACCGGCAGGGTTCAACATAAATCTTTTCTGTCCTGATGAGTATGTACCGGTATCAGAAGAAGAGATTGAGATTGAAACAGTAATGGGTGACGAACTATATTAA